One Chryseobacterium wanjuense genomic region harbors:
- a CDS encoding T9SS type A sorting domain-containing protein yields the protein MKKSLLLLSLMVSLGINSQIVNIPDTNFKAKLLSSSPSNTVAKDLSGSYFAIDANGDGEIETTEAEQVGELVLIDNNILNYQGILFFSNVKKMEIENGSGLPVIPLDISNLNFLTDVEVRLFSIFPVFSGTPSLKNVNITITNDAPQFSNNAINAFNNTLTSLESLNSLEKVSLASSGNQIGFPLTLNLSNHSNLKEVNINNIELNKLDLSHCNLLNLINIVASSSPYFEELDISYSPLITNLTSYSHVKKLLASNCLSLQKIFLQKAQNLYLNNCPQLNEIEIRELGKDAATNPIEAINCPNIKTLSLGYQYPSFDATPFTNLEYLTLNTFSFFPSDPTFNEELQNLMLNNNANLKILNISNYKILNDLNINGLAKLEQIICGVGYNPMTQQLPSFSDFLQSLNIQNCPLLATLILSDHKGLKTAVIKNCPKLISFSLGSSNPTPDSLESLEIDNCTLLNNVAVSRSHLTNLKILNCPALKELYAEYNLLNSIDLTNSTASITHLFLSNNNLTSFNNALSFPNLEMLFLSGNRIENLDLSNHSKINYLEYRATSGFTPGSPINSPTFLKTVNLNGCSNIESVDLESSVLDKLFLKNGRNEFLSIINSPTLQYICCDASQISDIQSLVNQNGYTNCIVTSDCNIGPVLSTAENSSNPATIKIHPNPTKGDVTINADSKIKSVEVYDAQGRIIQKQMGINSQEAKVSIHSSTSGMYIFKITTEKEVITKKVIKN from the coding sequence ATGAAAAAAAGTTTATTACTATTATCCCTGATGGTTTCATTGGGGATAAATTCCCAAATCGTCAATATTCCTGACACTAATTTTAAGGCGAAACTTCTGTCTTCTTCACCGTCTAATACTGTTGCGAAAGATTTGAGTGGAAGCTATTTTGCGATTGATGCGAATGGAGATGGGGAGATAGAGACAACGGAAGCAGAACAAGTGGGAGAATTGGTACTTATAGATAACAACATATTAAACTATCAAGGGATTTTATTTTTTAGTAATGTTAAAAAAATGGAAATAGAAAATGGGAGTGGCTTGCCTGTAATACCATTGGATATTTCTAATCTTAATTTTTTAACAGATGTAGAAGTTCGGCTTTTTTCTATTTTTCCTGTTTTTTCCGGAACACCAAGTTTAAAAAATGTCAATATTACTATTACGAATGACGCCCCTCAATTTTCCAATAATGCAATAAATGCTTTTAATAATACCTTAACTTCACTGGAATCATTAAACAGTTTGGAAAAGGTCTCACTGGCATCTTCGGGGAATCAGATAGGCTTCCCTTTAACGCTTAATTTAAGTAATCATTCAAACTTAAAAGAAGTAAATATTAATAATATTGAGCTAAACAAATTAGATTTGAGCCATTGCAATCTTCTAAACTTAATAAATATTGTTGCTTCTTCTTCACCTTACTTTGAGGAATTGGATATCAGCTACTCTCCACTTATCACTAATTTAACTTCGTATTCCCATGTTAAAAAATTACTAGCGAGTAACTGTTTAAGCCTGCAGAAAATTTTTCTTCAAAAAGCTCAAAATTTATATTTAAATAATTGCCCCCAACTTAATGAAATTGAAATTCGGGAACTTGGAAAAGATGCTGCTACCAACCCTATTGAAGCAATAAACTGTCCCAACATTAAAACTCTTTCTTTAGGCTATCAATATCCGTCATTTGATGCTACTCCTTTTACTAACCTGGAATATTTGACATTGAATACTTTTAGTTTTTTCCCATCAGATCCTACTTTTAATGAAGAATTACAGAATTTGATGCTGAATAATAATGCCAATCTAAAAATATTAAACATTAGTAATTACAAAATATTAAACGATTTAAATATTAATGGATTGGCCAAACTAGAGCAAATTATATGTGGTGTAGGTTATAATCCTATGACACAGCAACTTCCTTCTTTTTCAGACTTTTTACAATCATTAAACATACAAAACTGCCCTCTATTGGCAACCCTTATATTATCAGATCATAAAGGATTAAAAACTGCGGTAATTAAGAACTGTCCGAAACTAATATCCTTTAGCCTAGGATCTTCTAACCCAACGCCTGATTCGTTGGAAAGCTTAGAAATTGATAATTGTACTCTGCTAAACAACGTAGCTGTTTCTAGATCTCATCTTACCAATTTGAAAATTCTAAATTGTCCGGCGTTAAAGGAACTTTACGCAGAATATAACCTATTGAATTCTATTGATTTAACCAATTCAACAGCTTCCATAACGCACCTTTTTTTATCTAATAACAATTTAACTTCCTTTAATAATGCTTTATCATTTCCTAATTTGGAAATGCTTTTTTTGAGTGGAAACAGAATCGAAAACTTGGACTTATCAAATCATAGTAAGATTAATTATTTAGAATATCGAGCAACTTCTGGTTTTACTCCTGGTTCCCCAATCAACTCGCCAACATTTTTAAAAACGGTAAACCTAAATGGTTGTTCAAATATTGAAAGTGTAGATTTAGAATCGTCTGTTTTAGATAAATTATTTCTAAAAAATGGCAGAAATGAATTTCTTTCAATTATCAATTCTCCTACCCTTCAATACATTTGTTGTGATGCAAGCCAAATATCAGATATACAATCTCTTGTTAACCAAAATGGTTATACTAATTGTATAGTAACAAGCGATTGCAATATTGGCCCAGTATTAAGCACCGCTGAAAATTCTTCAAATCCAGCAACAATTAAAATTCATCCTAATCCCACAAAAGGCGATGTCACAATCAATGCAGATTCAAAAATTAAATCTGTTGAAGTATATGACGCACAGGGAAGAATCATCCAGAAACAAATGGGAATCAATTCTCAGGAAGCAAAAGTTTCCATCCACAGCAGCACTTCAGGGATGTATATTTTCAAGATTACTACAGAAAAAGAAGTGATTACGAAAAAAGTGATTAAAAATTAA